The window GGCCAGGTACAGCAGCACGTAGGTACCAACGCGCTGGCTCTCCAACTTCACCGGATTAGCGGAGTACGCCAGGAAAGTCACCAGATTTTTGATCTTGTCGTCGAACTCCGCCTCGCTCAGCGAGCCGGTCTTCGGCAGGACGGTGAGCTGATCGCAAGCCTCGTGGGTGATCGGTGTGCCAGTCAGCGGATCGAACTGCTTCTTGCCACCCTCGACTACCTGCACCTGCTTGCAGCCAATGACCTGGCGCCCCTGCAGACCGACCAGCACGTTCGGCATGCCGACGTTAGGGAACACCTTGTTGTTCACACCCCAAGGACGCGTCGGGTCTTCGTAGAAATTACGCAGATAGCTGTACAGCCAATCCGTACCGCGCACCCGAGCAACCAAGGTCAGATCGGGCGGCGCCGCACCGAACCAGGACTTAGCGTCCGCCGGCTGCATGCCGATCTTCATCTGATCACCGATCTTGGCCCCGGTGAACACCAGATTTTCCAACATCAGCTCGTGAGGGATGCCCAGGTCATTCGCCACACGCTCATAGCGCTGAAACTTGGCACTGTGACAGCCCATGCAGTAGTTGGCGAAAGTACGCGCGCCATCCTGCAGGGCAGCCTTGTCGCTCAGGTCGATATCGACCTGATCCAGATGAACATCTTGACCGCCGGCAGCGAAGGAAAAGGCTGGCAGGACGGTGAAAATCATTGCAGCAAATAGCTTTTTCATCAGCCAGTCACCCTTTCCGGAACCGGTTTGGTCTTTTCAAGCTTGGTGTAGAACGGCATCAGGATGAAGTACGCGAAGTACAGGAAGGTACATACCTGCGACAACAACGTCCGCCCTGGGGTCGGCGCCAATACACCCAACACGCCGAGGATCACGAAGGAGACGCAGAAGACCACCAGCCAGATCTTGCTCAGCCAGCCCTTATAGCGCATCGACTTGACCGGACTGCGATCCAGCCAAGGCAGCACGAACAGCACGGCAATGGCAGCGCCCATGGCGATAACGCCGAGCAGCTTGTCCGGCACCGCACGCAGGATCGCGTAGTACGGCGTGAAGTACCACACCGGGGCGATGTGCTCAGGGGTCTTGAACGGGTTGGCCTGTTCGAAGTTCGGTTTCTCGAGGAAGTAACCACCCATTTCCGGGAAGAAGAACACGATGGCGCAGAAGACGAACAGGAACACCACCACGCCGACGATATCTTTCACGGTGTAGTACGGGTGGAAGGCGATGCCGTCGAGCGGAATGCCGTTCTCGTCCTTCTTCTTCTTGATGTCGACGCCGTCCGGGTTGTTCGAGCCGACTTCATGCAGCGCCAGGATGTGCAGCACCACCAGGCCGAGCAGGACGATCGGCAGAGCGATCACGTGCAGGGCGAAGAAGCGGTTCAGCGTGATACCAGAGATCAGGTAGTCGCCGCGGATCCACTGCGTCAGGTCATCACCGATCACTGGGATGGCACCGAACAGGGAGATGATCACCTGAGCCCCCCAGTAGGACATCTGCCCCCAAGGCAGCAGGTAGCCCATGAAAGCCTCAGCCATCAGGCACAGGTAGATCAGCATGCCGAAGATCCACACCAGCTCACGCGGCTTCTGGTAGGAACCGTAGAGCAGACCGCGGAACATGTGCAGATAGACCACGATGAAGAACGCCGAAGCGCCAGTGGAGTGCAGATAGCGGATGATCCAGCCGAATTCCACATCGCGCATGATGTATTCGACGGAAGCGAAGGCTTCTTCGGCGGACGGGGTGAAGCTCATGGTCAGCCAGATACCGGTGAGAATCTGGTTAACCAGGACCAGCAGCGCCAGGGAGCCAAAAAAGTAGAAAAAGTTGAAGTTCTTCGGCGCGTAATACTTGCTGAGATGATCTTCCCACATCTTGGTCGCCGGGAAGCGCGCATCGATCCAAGCCATGAACTTTTCCATCAGGCTTTCTCCTGGTCCAGACCGATGATAATCACGTCATCCGACTCGTACGAGTGCGGCGGCACCTGCAAATTCAAGGGCGCCGGCTGAGCCTTGTAGACGCGGCCGGCGAGGTCATAACGGGAGCCGTGGCAGGGGCAGAAGTAGCCGCCCACCCACTCGGGACCGAGATCCGCCGGCGCGACTTCCGGACGGAAGGATGGCGAACAGCCCAGGTGAGTGCAGATGCCGACCAGCACCAGAATCTCCGGCTTGATCGACCGACTAATGGGATCCACGTAGGCCGGCTGAACCGAAGCCTTGGACTCGGGGTCGGCCATTTTTTCGGTGATTTTCCCGAGGTTACCCAAAATCTCCTCGGTACGACGCATAATGAACACCGGCTGCCCGCGCCACTCAGCAATCATCTGCTGACCAGCCTCAATCTTGCCGATATTCACTTTCACCGCAGCACCCGCGGCCTTGGCCTTGGCACTAGGGAACCATGACCCCACGAACGGGACCGCAGCACCCACCGCTCCCGCGGCACCCACTACCGAAGTGGCCGCCACCAGGAAGCGACGTCGGCCTGCATTCACGCCGTCATTGCTCATTCAGTCGTCTCCCATCAGCTTTGTGGCCTGTTATTCAGGCATCTACTAAGTAAATCAAACCGCGCAAAAAATTTGCCAGATGGTAAAGAAAAGCCCCTTTTCTGACAAGGCAATTACTGGATACAAATTTGCTGAAAGCCTTGCATGGCGCGGCACTCACGGGTGCGGCAAGTTGTCGCAATACAATTTAATGCGCATAAAAAAACGCCCGATTTCTGCAAGAAATCGGGCGTTTTAGAATACAGAAGCGAATTAACGCTTCGAGTATTGCGGACGCTTACGCGCTTTACGCAGACCAACTTTCTTACGCTCAACTTCGCGAGCATCGCGAGTCACGAAGCCGGCCTTACGCAGAGCACTGCGCAGAGTCTCGTCATAATCCATCAGGGCACGAGTGATGCCGTGACGAATAGCGCCAGCCTGACCGCTAACACCACCACCGATAACGGTGACATAGATGTCGAACTTGCCAGTGGTCTCGGTCAACTCCAGCGGCTGACGAACCACCATGCGGGCGGTTTCGCGGCCAAAGAAGGTATCCAGGCTGCGATTATTGATGGAAATGTTGCCAGTACCCGGACGCAGGAAAACGCGAGCGGTTGCAGTCTTGCGACGGCCAGTGCCGTAATTTTGAGTCGCCGACATAATGAACTATTCCGTTAAATCTTCAGTTCTTGGGGCTGCTGAGCAGTGTGCGGGTGCACAGCACCCTTGTACACTTTCAGCTTACGGTACATGTCGCGACCCAGCGGGTTCTTCGGCAGCATGCCTTTGACCGCGGTCTCGATCACACGCTCAGGCGCCTTGGCGATCAACTTCTCGAAGCTGATTTCCTTGATGCCACCCGGGAAACCGGAGTGAGAGTAGTACATTTTGTCGGTGGTCTTGGCACCAGTCACGCGCACTTGCTCGGCATTGATCACGACGATGTAGTCGCCGGTATCAACGTGAGGAGTGTACTCAGGCTTGTGCTTGCCACGCAGACGGGAAGCGATTTCTGTGGCCAGACGACCCAGAGTCTGACCTGCAGCGTCGACGACGAACCAGTCGCGCTTAACAGTTTCCGGTTTAGCAGTAAAAGTTTTCATTCTTTATAGCCTCAGGGGCCGCCCTGAAAATAAGACGGCGGATCTTACTGAATAGTGCTTGCTTTGACAAGTCAAAGGCAGCCGAAACGGGCGCTATCGGGGGCTCGGGTCATCACGCTCGTACGGCCAGGTTCGGCAGGCTAGGCATCCCCCGCCGAAAACAGCTGCCGAATTATGCCGATTGCGCGAAAAATTTCAACCTGCTTTGATGGGCTTTTGCACGAGGAAGAGCGCATGGATTTCCGTCAACTCGGCCGCACCGATCTCAAGGTCAGCACCCTGTGCCTGGGCAGCATGACCTGGGGCGAGCAGAACAGCGAGGCCGAAGCCTTTGCGCAGATCGATCTAGCCCGCGCCGCCGGGATCAACTTCATCGATACCGCCGAAATGTATCCGGTACCGCCCCGCGCGGAGACCTATAGCAAGACCGAGCAGATCATCGGCAATTATTTCAACAGCCGGAGCAATCGCGCCGACTGGATTCTGGCCAGCAAGGTCGCCGGCCCCGGCAACGGCATCAGCCATATTCGCGACGGCCAGCTCAAGCACAACCGCCGCCATATAGTCGCCGCGCTGGATGCCAGCCTTAAGCGCTTACAGACCGACTGGATCGACCTCTATCAACTGCACTGGCCCGAACGCAGCACCAATTTCTTCGGCCAACTCGGCTATTGCCACAAGGAAGATAATTCCACTCCCCTGGCCGAAACCCTGGAAGTGCTCAGCGAGCAGATCAAAGCTGGCAAGATCCGCCACATCGGCCTGTCCAACGAAACCGCCTGGGGCGCCATGAAGTTTCTGCAATTGGCGGAGAGTCTCGGGCTAGCGCGGGTGGTTTCGATCCAAAACCCCTACAACCTGCTTAACCGCAGCTTCGAAGTCGGCCTGGCCGAAGTCGCTCTCCGCGAACAGTGCGGCCTTCTGGCCTACTCGCCAATGGCCTTTGGCATGCTCTCAGGCAAATATGAGGACGGTGCGCGCCCAGCGAATGCGCGCATCACACTGTTCAGTCGCTTCACTCGCTATACCAACCCACAGGCCCAAAGCGCCTGCTCGCGCTACGTCGCGCTGGCGCGCGAACACGGTCTGGATCCGGCGCAGATGGCGCTGGCCTTCGTCAGCACCCAACCCTTCGTGACCAGCAACATCATCGGGGCGACCACCCTGGAGCAGCTGCGCAGTAATCTGGCCAGCACAGATCTCAAGCTAAGCGAAGAAGTGCTGGCCGGCATCGAGGCGATCCACAAAAGCCAACCCAACCCCGCGCCCTGAACGAAAAAAAGCCCGGCACAAGCCGGGCTTTTTCTTGCAGCGCCCCTCACAGGGAACGCGAGATGATTTCCTTCATGATCTCGTTGGTGCCGGCGTAAATGCGCTGCACGCGGGCATCGGCCCAGGCGCGGGCAATCGGATACTCCCACATGTAGCCGTAGCCGCCATGCAGCTGCACGCACTCATCGAGCACCTTGCACTGCAGATCGGTGGTCCAGTACTTGAGCATGGCTGCGGTCGGCACATCCAACTTGCCCTGCAGATGCAACTCCAGGCAACGGTCGACGAACAGACGACCGACCTGAATCTCGGTAGCCAGCTCGGCCAGCTTGTGGCGAGTGGTCTGAAATTCGGCGATCGCCTTGCCGAAAGCCTTGCGATCACGGGTGTAGTCCAGGGTCCATTGCAAGGCGGCCTCGGCCGACGCCAGCGCACCGACGGCAACGCCCAGACGCTCCTGCGGCAGCTCCTGCATCAGATAGGCGAAGCCCATGCCGGCCTGGCCCAACAGGTTCTCTTTGGGTACGCGGACATTCTGGAAGAACAGCTCGGAGGTGTCCTGCGCCTTCATGCCAACCTTTTTCAGACGCTTGCCTTTATCGAAGCCCGGCGTACCGGCTTCAACCAGGAACAGGCTGGTGCCCTTGGCGCCGGCCTTGGGATCGGTCTTGGCGACGACTATCACCAGATCGGCGAGGAAACCGTTGGTAATGAAGGTCTTCGAGCCATTGATCACATATTCATCGCCATCCAGCACTGCAGTGGTCTTCACCCCTTGCAGGTCGGAGCCGGCGCCCGGCTCGGTCATGGCAATGGCGGTAACGATTTCGCCGCTGACCATCTTCGGCAGGTATTTGTGCTTCAGCGCCTCGCTGCCGTAATGCAGGATGTACGGGGCGACGATGTCGGAATGCAGGGAAAAACCGATCCCGGACAAGCCCAAGCGGCTGATTTCCTCGACCACGATGCTGCTGTAGAGGAAGTCCGCGGCCATGCCGCCGTACTCCTCCGGCAGGTGCGAGCAGAGCATCCCGGCTTCGCCGGCCTTGTTCCACAGTTTGCGGTCGATGTAGCCCTCTTCCTCCCACTGCGCGTGGAACGGCACGGCTTCCTGCTCGAGGAACTTGCGCACGCTGTCGCGGAAGAGTTCGTGGTCAGAGCTGAATATTGTTCTTGGAATCATGATGACACCTGAGTACCGCGATGGAGTTGAAGAGCTGAGACTCTAGGGGAGCACCGACAGCCTCGCACTGGACACAAGCGCCAAAAAATAAGACGCTTCAGCCAGTGCTTGACCACTTTCCCCTTATATAAGAATAGTCGCATGTTCACGCCAGCCTCCAAGCCCCTGCAAAGGGTCAGCATTCTCGCCATCGAAGGGGTGTTCGCTTTCACCCTGATGCAGGCCAAGGACTTCTTCCACATGGCCAGCCTGCGCTACAGCCGTCAACAGGGGCTGGGCCTCACCCCGTCGTTCGAGATCCGCCTGGTCAGCCCTGACGGCCAGCCGGTGCGCAGCTTCAGCGATGTGATTCTGCCGGTGGACAGCGGTCTGGAGAACGCCGACATCATCATCCTGCCGCCTTACTGGGGAGACTTCGACGAACTCTGCCAGCGCTATCCGCAAATTCTCGACTGGCTGAAAACCCAGCACGCTACCGGCAGCATGCTCTGCGGAGAAGCCATGGGGGTGTTCTGGATGGCCCAGGCCGGCCTGCTCGACGGCAAGGAAGCCACCACCTACTGGCGCTTCTATCGCGAGTTCAGCGAACGCTTTCCCAACGTCCTGCTCAACCAGGAAAGACATCTGTCGGATGCCGACAACCTGTATTGCGCCAGCGGCAGCACCTCGGCCTGCGACCTGTACATCTATCTGATCGAACGCTTCTGCGGCGCCAGCGTCGCCCAGGCGGTGGCCCGCGACATCCTCTACGAAGTGAAGCGCAGCTACACCCCCGGACGCATCGGCTTCGGCGGTCAGAAACTGCATCAGGACGTGACCATCCTGCAGATTCAGGAGTGGCTGGAAGAGCATTTCGCCGATAAATTCCGCTTCGAGGACGTCGCCCGCGACCACGGCATGAGCATTCGCAACTTCATGCGCCGCTTCCAGGCCGCCACCGGCGACAAACCGCTGCACTACCTGCAACGGTTACGCATCGAAACCGCCAAGGGCCTGCTCAGCGCCAGCCGCAAGAGCATCAAGACCATCAGCTATGAAGTCGGCTACGACGACGCCAGCTTCTTTGCCCGCCTGTTCCGTCAGCACACTAGCCTGTCACCGAACCAGTACCGCCGGCAGTTCCAGCACAAGAGCGAGTGACACCGCCAGCCCAAGGATAGGTTGGCCGCCGGGCTGGACGGCCTATGATCGGCGCATCGCTATAACAAGAAAGGCCCCACCCATGCGTCGTTATCTGCTTGCCCTGCTGGCCGCCTGCAGCCTTAGCGCTGCCGCCGCCGACAATTGGACACCCTTCCCCTACGACCAGCGCGCCTACGACTATTCCGGCGACAAGCTGCGCCAGGCCTGGCCGCAGCTGACGCGCGGCTTCGGCACCGACTATCCATTCCCGGATGCCGACTGGGTCGTCCACATGGCGGCGCAGTATCCGCAAGCCGTGGAAATGACCGTCACCGGCAACACCGGCTTCACGGGCAAACCCGAGGAAGCTGCGGCCTATGCTGCCAAGCTGCAGGAGGTCTGGCGCCTGGTGTTCCGCGGCGACTTCGCCAAAGCCAAGCAACAAGGCTTGGCCCTGGGCGTCGGCGGCCAGGTGCCGGCGATGTTCGCCCAGGTGGTCTATGCCATGTTCCTCGCCCCCGACCAGGAGGAGAAGCATCGCCTGCTGGAAGAGGTGATCGACTACACCGACAAGGCCGGCGAGCTGGTCCAGGCCGACAGCGCCGCCCAGTTCGGCCGCGTCTATGCCAAGGCCCGCCTGGGCGAGGAGCTACCGGTGCCGGTGGTGCTCAAACGCGGCTACACCAGCCAGATTCCCGAGGAACTGGATGCCCTGCTGAGCAAGCAACCGCGCCAGCCGTTCGCCCTGGCGCTATACGGCGGCTATGAGGCGGGCGTGATCCGCAAGGTCGGCAAACTGGTGGGCAAGATGACCTATGGGGTCAGTGCCGAGCAGATGGAGCAATACTTCAGCCGCTCCTTCAAGGCCGCCGACAACCTGCCGATCGGCCACTACGAATACGCCAACGCCCTGCTCTACGTCTATGGTGACGACGAGCAGAAGAAGGCCCTCGAGCACCTCAGACGCGCCGCAGCGATCACCCCGATCAACGCCATGGAGGCGCTGGAAGTGGCCCACGCCAAACAGCTGCTGACGCAGCTCGAGCACCAGCTCGCGCAGAACTAGCCCCCCGCCAGAACGCAAAAGGCTGCCCGTGGGCAGCCTTTTTTGTGTGCTTCGCGCTTACGGTCGGTGCGGGCGCGAGAGGAATTCGTGCGACTGCATCTCCAGCAGCCGGCTGAGGGTACGCTGGAACTCGAAACTCAAGCGGCCACCGGTATACAGATCCTTGAGCTCTACCTCGGCGGAGATGATCAGCTTGACGTTGCGGTCGTAGAACTCATCCACCAGGTTGATGAAGCGCCGCGCCATGTCGTCCTTGGCCACGCCCATCTGCTCGACATTAGCCAGCAGCACGGCGTGGAAGATCTTGCCCAGTTCGATGTAGTCGTTCTGGCTACGCGGGCCGTCGCACAGCTCGCGGAACTCGAACCAGGCGACATCTTCGCAGACGCGCACGGCGCGGATCTCGCGGTTCTCGATCAGCAGCGCCTCGTTTTCCACCGCCTGGGTGCAGTCCGGCAGCAGACTGGTGAAACTTCGCCTCAGGCTGGCCTCGGCTTCGGCATCCAGCGGCCAGTGGAACAATTCGGCTTGCTCCAGCGCACGCAGGCGGTAATCGACGCCACTGTCGACGTTGACCACGTCGGTGTGCTGCTTGACCAGGGCGATCGCCGGCAGGAAGCGCGCGCGCTGCAGGCCGTCCTTGTACAGGCCGTCAGGGACGATGTTGGAGGTGGCCACCAGGCTGACCCCGTTCTTGAACAGCTCGTCGAGCAGGGTGGCGAGAATCATCGCGTCGGTGATGTCGGAGACGAAGAACTCGTCGAAGCAGATCACCCGGGCTTCGTCGGCGAAGCGCTTGCCGATGATGGTCAGCGGGTTCTTCTCGCCCTTGAGGGTTTTCATCTCCTCGTGCACGCGCTTCATGAAGCGGTGGAAGTGGGTGCGCATCTTGCGCTTGAACGGCAGCGCATCGAAGAAGGTATCGACCAGATAGGTCTTGCCGCGCCCGACCCCACCCCAGAAGTACAGGCCCTTGACCGGCTCCTGCGCCTTCTTACCGAGCAGCTTGCCGAACAGCCCCGGCTTGCTCTTCTCGCTCGCCAGCAGCTCGTCGTACAGCCGCTGCAGATGACGCACGGCGTTTTCCTGCGCGGCGTCATGGAAGAAGTCGGGGCGTTTCAGATCGGCCTGGTATCGCTGGAGGGGGGTCATAATCGCTAACTGGGCATGAAAAACGGGGCCGTCACTTTAGCGACGGCCCCGTGGCTTGGCAATTGGAGGTTGGGTTGAGGAGCGCAGCGACCAAGCCCAACATGACAAGGCTCCGTGCAATTTCAATGTTGGACCTCGCCGCGCTCAGCCCAACCTACCCTCACTCCTGCGGTGCCAGCGCCTCGCGCAGACGCAGAATCGCCGCCGCTCGCGCCGTGGCATCGGCAAAGGCCGGGCTTTCGCCGACCAGTTCGCCATCCAGCCACAGGCCGAAGCCGTCAGCCTGCTCGCGGATATCCAGCGCGTCGCCGGCCTGCAGGCGCTTGCTGACCTGGCCGGCGCTCTTGCCGTCGGCGAAGGCCGTGGACAGCAGCAGTTGCTCACCGGCGGCATCCAGCAGGCGGAAGCGGAAGCTGCCGTCGTCGTCACGGAAGCTGACGAAACGCGCCGCCTTGGCCGCCTTCTTCTTGCCCGCCCCGGCCACCTGCACCTGTTCGCGGAACGAACGCAGGCCCACCGCCTCGCGCAGTTCGCCGAGGAACGGGGTGGCGATCTTACGCGCCTTGGCCGCACCGGCGAGGAGGACATCCTCAAGATCGGCCGGCCGCTCGATCAGCGCCTGGTAGCGCTCACGCGCCTCGCCCAGCTCGCTGTCGAGCAACTGGAACAGGCGCTGCTTGGCTTCGCCCCAGGCCAGGCCGGCGCGCAGCTCGGCACGGAATTCGGCCTGCTGCGCGGGTGTGGCGAAGGCCTGATAGAGGGTGAACAGGTGCGAATTGTCCGGATCCTTCGGCTCGCCCGGCAGCCTGGAGTCGGTGACGATGTGGGCGATGGCGTCCTTCAGCTGCTTGGCGCTGCCGAACAGCGGGATGGTGTTGTCGTAGCTCTTCGACATCTTGCGCCCGTCGAGGCCGGGCAGGGTCGCCACGCCTTCCTCGATCACCGCTTCCGGCAGGGTGAACAGCTCCTTGCCCTGACCGAACAGATGGTTGAAGCGCTGGCCGATGTCGCGCGCCATCTCCACGTGCTGGATCTGGTCGCGGCCGACCGGCACCTTGTGGGCGTTGAACATCAGGATGTCCGCCGCCATCAGCACCGGATAGCTGAACAGGCCCATGGTCACGCCGGCATCCGGGTCTTCGCCGAGTTCGACGTTCTTGTCCACCGAGGCCTTGTAGGCATGCGCGCGGTTGAGCAAGCCCTTGGCCGCCACGCAGGTCAGCAGCCAGGTCAGCTCGGGGATCTCGGGAATGTCGGACTGGCGGTAGAAGGTCGCCTTGTTCACATCCAGGCCACAAGCCAGCCAGGTGGCGGCGATCTCCAGGCGCGAACGCTGGATGCGCAGCGGCTCGTCGCACTTGATCAGCGCGTGGTAGTCGGCGAGGAAATAGAAGGAATCGGCATTGGCTTCGCGGCTGGCGACGATGGCCGGGCGGATGGCGCCGGCGTAGTTGCCGAGGTGCGGCGTCCCTGTGGTGGTGATACCGGTAAGGATACGAGTGGTCATGGCTTATCGCTTGTCAGACTGCAATCAGGA is drawn from Pseudomonas cavernae and contains these coding sequences:
- a CDS encoding cytochrome c1: MKKLFAAMIFTVLPAFSFAAGGQDVHLDQVDIDLSDKAALQDGARTFANYCMGCHSAKFQRYERVANDLGIPHELMLENLVFTGAKIGDQMKIGMQPADAKSWFGAAPPDLTLVARVRGTDWLYSYLRNFYEDPTRPWGVNNKVFPNVGMPNVLVGLQGRQVIGCKQVQVVEGGKKQFDPLTGTPITHEACDQLTVLPKTGSLSEAEFDDKIKNLVTFLAYSANPVKLESQRVGTYVLLYLAFFFVFAYLLKREYWKDVH
- a CDS encoding acyl-CoA dehydrogenase family protein — translated: MIPRTIFSSDHELFRDSVRKFLEQEAVPFHAQWEEEGYIDRKLWNKAGEAGMLCSHLPEEYGGMAADFLYSSIVVEEISRLGLSGIGFSLHSDIVAPYILHYGSEALKHKYLPKMVSGEIVTAIAMTEPGAGSDLQGVKTTAVLDGDEYVINGSKTFITNGFLADLVIVVAKTDPKAGAKGTSLFLVEAGTPGFDKGKRLKKVGMKAQDTSELFFQNVRVPKENLLGQAGMGFAYLMQELPQERLGVAVGALASAEAALQWTLDYTRDRKAFGKAIAEFQTTRHKLAELATEIQVGRLFVDRCLELHLQGKLDVPTAAMLKYWTTDLQCKVLDECVQLHGGYGYMWEYPIARAWADARVQRIYAGTNEIMKEIISRSL
- the rplM gene encoding 50S ribosomal protein L13, whose product is MKTFTAKPETVKRDWFVVDAAGQTLGRLATEIASRLRGKHKPEYTPHVDTGDYIVVINAEQVRVTGAKTTDKMYYSHSGFPGGIKEISFEKLIAKAPERVIETAVKGMLPKNPLGRDMYRKLKVYKGAVHPHTAQQPQELKI
- a CDS encoding cytochrome b translates to MEKFMAWIDARFPATKMWEDHLSKYYAPKNFNFFYFFGSLALLVLVNQILTGIWLTMSFTPSAEEAFASVEYIMRDVEFGWIIRYLHSTGASAFFIVVYLHMFRGLLYGSYQKPRELVWIFGMLIYLCLMAEAFMGYLLPWGQMSYWGAQVIISLFGAIPVIGDDLTQWIRGDYLISGITLNRFFALHVIALPIVLLGLVVLHILALHEVGSNNPDGVDIKKKKDENGIPLDGIAFHPYYTVKDIVGVVVFLFVFCAIVFFFPEMGGYFLEKPNFEQANPFKTPEHIAPVWYFTPYYAILRAVPDKLLGVIAMGAAIAVLFVLPWLDRSPVKSMRYKGWLSKIWLVVFCVSFVILGVLGVLAPTPGRTLLSQVCTFLYFAYFILMPFYTKLEKTKPVPERVTG
- a CDS encoding GlxA family transcriptional regulator; the protein is MASLRYSRQQGLGLTPSFEIRLVSPDGQPVRSFSDVILPVDSGLENADIIILPPYWGDFDELCQRYPQILDWLKTQHATGSMLCGEAMGVFWMAQAGLLDGKEATTYWRFYREFSERFPNVLLNQERHLSDADNLYCASGSTSACDLYIYLIERFCGASVAQAVARDILYEVKRSYTPGRIGFGGQKLHQDVTILQIQEWLEEHFADKFRFEDVARDHGMSIRNFMRRFQAATGDKPLHYLQRLRIETAKGLLSASRKSIKTISYEVGYDDASFFARLFRQHTSLSPNQYRRQFQHKSE
- a CDS encoding NADP(H)-dependent aldo-keto reductase — its product is MDFRQLGRTDLKVSTLCLGSMTWGEQNSEAEAFAQIDLARAAGINFIDTAEMYPVPPRAETYSKTEQIIGNYFNSRSNRADWILASKVAGPGNGISHIRDGQLKHNRRHIVAALDASLKRLQTDWIDLYQLHWPERSTNFFGQLGYCHKEDNSTPLAETLEVLSEQIKAGKIRHIGLSNETAWGAMKFLQLAESLGLARVVSIQNPYNLLNRSFEVGLAEVALREQCGLLAYSPMAFGMLSGKYEDGARPANARITLFSRFTRYTNPQAQSACSRYVALAREHGLDPAQMALAFVSTQPFVTSNIIGATTLEQLRSNLASTDLKLSEEVLAGIEAIHKSQPNPAP
- the zapE gene encoding cell division protein ZapE, whose protein sequence is MTPLQRYQADLKRPDFFHDAAQENAVRHLQRLYDELLASEKSKPGLFGKLLGKKAQEPVKGLYFWGGVGRGKTYLVDTFFDALPFKRKMRTHFHRFMKRVHEEMKTLKGEKNPLTIIGKRFADEARVICFDEFFVSDITDAMILATLLDELFKNGVSLVATSNIVPDGLYKDGLQRARFLPAIALVKQHTDVVNVDSGVDYRLRALEQAELFHWPLDAEAEASLRRSFTSLLPDCTQAVENEALLIENREIRAVRVCEDVAWFEFRELCDGPRSQNDYIELGKIFHAVLLANVEQMGVAKDDMARRFINLVDEFYDRNVKLIISAEVELKDLYTGGRLSFEFQRTLSRLLEMQSHEFLSRPHRP
- a CDS encoding tryptophan--tRNA ligase; the protein is MTTRILTGITTTGTPHLGNYAGAIRPAIVASREANADSFYFLADYHALIKCDEPLRIQRSRLEIAATWLACGLDVNKATFYRQSDIPEIPELTWLLTCVAAKGLLNRAHAYKASVDKNVELGEDPDAGVTMGLFSYPVLMAADILMFNAHKVPVGRDQIQHVEMARDIGQRFNHLFGQGKELFTLPEAVIEEGVATLPGLDGRKMSKSYDNTIPLFGSAKQLKDAIAHIVTDSRLPGEPKDPDNSHLFTLYQAFATPAQQAEFRAELRAGLAWGEAKQRLFQLLDSELGEARERYQALIERPADLEDVLLAGAAKARKIATPFLGELREAVGLRSFREQVQVAGAGKKKAAKAARFVSFRDDDGSFRFRLLDAAGEQLLLSTAFADGKSAGQVSKRLQAGDALDIREQADGFGLWLDGELVGESPAFADATARAAAILRLREALAPQE
- the petA gene encoding ubiquinol-cytochrome c reductase iron-sulfur subunit, with translation MSNDGVNAGRRRFLVAATSVVGAAGAVGAAVPFVGSWFPSAKAKAAGAAVKVNIGKIEAGQQMIAEWRGQPVFIMRRTEEILGNLGKITEKMADPESKASVQPAYVDPISRSIKPEILVLVGICTHLGCSPSFRPEVAPADLGPEWVGGYFCPCHGSRYDLAGRVYKAQPAPLNLQVPPHSYESDDVIIIGLDQEKA
- the rpsI gene encoding 30S ribosomal protein S9; protein product: MSATQNYGTGRRKTATARVFLRPGTGNISINNRSLDTFFGRETARMVVRQPLELTETTGKFDIYVTVIGGGVSGQAGAIRHGITRALMDYDETLRSALRKAGFVTRDAREVERKKVGLRKARKRPQYSKR